GGGACGCCGCCACGTCGTCAGCCGCATTCACCCGCCGCAACTGGTGCAGAGGGTGAATGCGTACAGAAAACTCCGAAACTTCGCCGTCAGGCCGCGTCTGGCCAGGGCGAATTACGGGTGCCGCTCGTTTCGATTTCGCCGTTGACCCGGGCCTGGAACTCTGCGGCACGGGCCCGGGGATTGTAGAACTGGCGATACCAGATGCGCACCTTGTGGAACGGCCCGTCACCCTTCACCATCAACGGGTTGATACAGGCGCGCTTGTTGCCCCAGATCTCGAAGTCCTGGGAGAACGCGGCAAGACTGGCCGCCTGATAACCGCGGGCCATCTCAACGTCCGGCGTTTTGACCAGCAGCGCGTGCCATACGTAGATCACACCATCGTCCACCGGCGTGTGGCAGATCAGCATGAGCGAGGGATACTCGCCGAGCATGGTGGACTGCAGGATGCCCGGCCCCGTGTACCAGGTATCATTGATCATCATGCCGTCGCCGTCGCTGATCAGCGTCTTGTGCCCGGCCACGAGGTACTGGCGGACGACATGATCGTCGAACCGGTTGACGAAACGCTCCATGTCGATCGATCCATGGACCGGCGTCAGGTGCGCCTTGTCGGTCATGTTGTCGATGACTTCCTGGGGATGACAGGCCAGGGTGCCGAGATCGTCCACCTCCCACTGGACCCATTCGGGATTGTCCCAGTCTTCGAACGCCGGCACGTCATAGTCCGGCGCGCCGCCTTCCGCGTCGTGCCACAGCCAGATGATCCCGGCGCGTTCCTTCACCGGCCATGTCTTTACACAGGCGGCCTTGGGAATTGCGGCGGGTGAATAGGGAATGTCATCGCACTGGCCCGTCGCACCGTCGAAGCGCCAGGCGTGGTAGGGGCAACGGATACCCTCCCCGTCGATATGCTCCCGGTCCTGCACCACATACGATGTGGAGTTCTTGCCAAGGTGAGTGCCCATGTGCGGGCAATAGGCAGCGACCGCATAGACCTTGCCGCTCTTGCCGCGGTAGATCACCATGTCTTCGCCAAAATAACGCGCGTTGAAGGGCGTGTCCTGCACCTTCGTGGCATCGGCGACCATGAACCATCCACGCGGAAACGTGAATTCGCCCAATCCGTATTCGGCAGTCGTGCCCATTTTGCGACGCTCCTCTTCCTCAAGGTCAAGCTAGTGACGTTCGCGAAGATTGTCCAGCCTGCAGCCGCGTTCCTCGCCCGATTGACGTTCTTTGGCCCAGTTTGCGTAACTGCATGGCCTAGCGGTTACGCAAACAATAATCAGACCCGACTCCGCCCCTAAGAAGTGGGGGCGCGCACCGCACTGGTACGCGCCCCCGTGCTCGATCGGCCTTCCGAGAAGGTCAGAACGTCAGTTCGGCGGTCACACCGTAAGTGCGGGGCTCACCATAGATCGTCGTGCCCATTCCCAATTGACCGAAATCAACTGCACGGCTGACATATTCCTTGTCCGTGAGATTCTTCCCCCACAGGATCAGGCTCAACCCGTTATCCGAATTGCCGAAGCCGATCCCGTCGAGCTTGATCTGGGCGTCGAACAGGCTGTGCGCTTCAGACGAGGTCGCTTCCTGAAACGGTGCGGTCAGCGGGTTGTTGAACTGAACCTGGCTGGAAACGTAGCTCCACCCAGCGCGGGCGGTAAGCCGCATGTCGCTGTTGCCGACAGGTGCGGAATACGTCAGGCCCGCGTTGGCCGTGTAGTTCGGCGAATAACCGGGGACGATCACGTCACCGATATTGCGAATCGTTCCGGTGATGTCGGCGCCCGGAAACTCCTTCACGTCCTTGTGCACATAACCCAGTGATCCGTCGGCAGTGAACGCATCGGTGATCGCCAGTCGGCCTTCGATCTCGAAGCCCTTGTAGACGGTCTTCCCCGCGTTCACGACTTGCGTGCCGAAGCTGCCGCCACCCACGATGGGGATGGGAATGGTCGCCTGCTGGTCGTTGTAGACATTGTAGAAGGCGGCGGCGTTCAAGCGAAGACGGTTGAAGAATTCTGTCTTGGCGCCAATTTCGAACGAGTCGATCTTTTCCGAATTAAACGGAATGAGGCCGACCGCCTCGTTCACATTCGGGGTCGCCGGGTTGTCCAGCTGCGTCGACTGCCGCAGATTGAACCCGCCCGAGCGATAACCGCGCGCGACCCGGGCATAGAGATTGATGTCCTCGGCAGCGCGGTAGTCCAGCGTGACGTGACCCGTCGGTTCGCTGAAGCTCACGCTGCCCGTGTTGAGCGCGATCTCCGCCGGGTTGGTGTACGGCGTCAGCCCGTTCTGGAACCGGTCGACCCACTTCTTGTCCCATGTATAGCGAAGGCCGGCGGTAATGCCGAACGGCGCATCAGGCCCGCCGGGGCGCCACGTGGCCTGCCCGTA
This region of Tsuneonella aeria genomic DNA includes:
- a CDS encoding Rieske 2Fe-2S domain-containing protein; its protein translation is MGTTAEYGLGEFTFPRGWFMVADATKVQDTPFNARYFGEDMVIYRGKSGKVYAVAAYCPHMGTHLGKNSTSYVVQDREHIDGEGIRCPYHAWRFDGATGQCDDIPYSPAAIPKAACVKTWPVKERAGIIWLWHDAEGGAPDYDVPAFEDWDNPEWVQWEVDDLGTLACHPQEVIDNMTDKAHLTPVHGSIDMERFVNRFDDHVVRQYLVAGHKTLISDGDGMMINDTWYTGPGILQSTMLGEYPSLMLICHTPVDDGVIYVWHALLVKTPDVEMARGYQAASLAAFSQDFEIWGNKRACINPLMVKGDGPFHKVRIWYRQFYNPRARAAEFQARVNGEIETSGTRNSPWPDAA